Proteins encoded in a region of the Micropterus dolomieu isolate WLL.071019.BEF.003 ecotype Adirondacks linkage group LG09, ASM2129224v1, whole genome shotgun sequence genome:
- the fabp4a gene encoding fatty acid binding protein 4a yields the protein MVEKFVGTWKMISSENFDDYMKAIGVGFATRQVGNRTKPNLVVTVDEQGIVCMKSQSTFKTTEIKFKLNEPFEETTADDRKTRTVVTLENGKLVQKQSWDGKETNIEREIADGKLIAKCIMGDVVAVRMYVKEA from the exons ATGGTTGAGAAGTTTGTTGGGACGTGGAAGATGATTTCCAGCGAGAACTTTGACGACTACATGAAAGCAATTG GTGTGGGATTTGCGACCCGGCAGGTGGGGAATCGGACCAAACCCAATTTGGTAGTGACCGTGGACGAGCAAGGGATTGTATGCATGAAGTCTCAGAGCACCTTCAAAACTACCGAAATTAAGTTCAAGCTCAACGAGCCGTTTGAAGAGACGACCGCCGACGACAGAAAGACAAGG ACCGTGGTGACTCTGGAGAACGGCAAACTTGTGCAGAAACAAAGCTGGGACGGCAAAGAAACTAATATCGAGAGGGAGATCGCAGATGGGAAATTGATAGCG AAATGCATAATGGGAGACGTGGTCGCGGTGAGGATGTATGTAAAGGAGGCATGA